CGCCATGCTGCGCCTTTGGAAGCGTTCTCTCGCCTCGTCGCTCGCGGACCGGATCCGGGAACGGACCGACGCCGATCACCTCCCCGTGGTGGAGGTCCCCCCCCGCCGAGCCCTGGGTGACCTCGCCCTGCCGGCCGCCCTCCACCTCGCCAAGGCGCTCAAGCGCCCGCCGCGCCAACTGGCTGGCGAGCTCGCCGAGGGCTGGCAGCTCCCCGACGGAGTGCGCGAGCTGCGGGTGGAAGGGGCGGGCTACCTGAACGTCTTCCTCCAGCGGTCGCGGTTCGCCGCCTCGCTGCTCGACGCTCCGGTGGTCGGCGAGGTCGCACCCCCCGAGGCCGGCAAGGTCGTCGTCGAGCACACCAACATCAACCCGAACAAGGCGGCCCACATCGGCCACCTGCGCAACGCCGTGCTCGGCGACCTGCTCGCCCGGTCGCTTCGCGCCCTCGGGCACGATGTCGAGGTGCAGAATTATATCGACGATACCGGCGTCCAGCTCGCCGACGTGGTGGTCGGCTTCATGGACGTCCAGCCCACCTCGCTCGCCGACGTCAAGGCGATCGACGAGCCGTTCGACTACGTCTGCTGGGACCTCTACGCCAGGGTCGGCAAGTGGTACGCCGAGGACCCGACGCGCGACCGCCTGCGCCGCGAGACCCTCCACGCGCTCGAGCTCGGCGAGGGCGAGCGGGCGCAGATGGGCCGCCTGATCGCCCGGCGGATCGTCCGGCGGCACCTGACGACGATGGCGCGACTGGGAATCGGCTACGACCTGCTGACCCACGAAAGCGACATCCTTTCGCTCCACTTCTTCGACACCGCCTTCGAGCTGCTCAAGGCCTCCGGCGCGGTCCGCCTCGAAGCCGACGGCAAGAACGCCGGTTGCTGGGTGATGCCGCTCGCCGACTCCGAGGAGTTCGCCGGGCTCGAGGATCCAGACAAGGTGATCGTCCGCTCCGACGGCACGGTGACCTACGTCGGCAAGGACATCGCCTACCAGCTCTGGAAGTTCGGCTTGCTCGGCCGCGACTTCGCCTACCGCTACTGGATGGACGAAGGCGTCTGGGAGACGGCGACCGAGGGAGCGGAGAACCATCCGCGATTCGGCGGTGCGGCCCGGGTGATCAACGTCATCGACGCCCGGCAGAGCTATCTGCAGAAGATCGTCCGCGCCGGCCTCGAGTCGCTCGGCCATCGCGAGGCGGCGGCGAGCTCGGTCCACTTCGCCTACGAGATGGTCTCGCTCTCCGCGGCGACCGCCCGGGCGCTCGGCTACGTCGCCGACGGCGAGGAGGGCAAGAGCCTCGAGATGTCCGGCCGCAAGGGGATCGGCGTCAAGGCCGACGATCTGCTCGACCGGCTCGAGGAGAAGGCGCGCGAGCAGATCGCCCAGCGCCACCACGACCTGCCGAAGGGGGAGCTCCACCAGCTGGCGCGCGAGATCGCCACCGCCGCCCTGCGCTTCTTCATGGCCAAGGCGACGACGACGCGCGTCATCGCCTTCGACCTCGACGAGGCGCTGGCCTTCGAGGGAGAGACGGGGCCGTATCTCCAGTACTCGCTGGTGCGGGCGCGCAATATCCAACGGAAGCTGGCGACCGCCGGCTTGCCGGCGACGCTCACCTCCGCCCAGGTGGCGGCGCTCCCCGAAGAGCTGTGGAGCGACGACCTCTGGGAGCTCGTCCACCTCGCCGCCTCCGGCACCGAGATGGTCGAGAAGGCGGCGGCCTCACTCGAGCTCTCCGGCATCGCGCGCCACGCCCTCGACCTCGCGCAGCGCTTCCATGCCCTCTACCACCACCATCCGGTGTTGCACGAGGAGAACGTCGAGCTGCGCCAGGTGCGGCAGGCCGCCTTCCAGATCTGCTACCGCAGCCTGAAGGGCCTCTGCGAGCTGCTCGGCATCGCCGAGCCGGCGCGGATGTAGCGGACATATCCCGCTTCGGGCCCTCGCGCCGGCGACAGCGGCGGGGGGCGCCCGCGATCGAGGACGGCAGCGCGAGCCAAGACGGGCTCGGGTCGTTCAGGTTCGACGAGGCATGCAGATCGTTCGTTGGAAGAGTGATCAGCACCCGCGCCGTGAGCGTTCGAGGACGACCTCCATCTCGCGGCGCACCGAGCCGAGGGCGAGGCGTGTCTCGCGGATGAGCAGCACGCTCCCCCAGAAGAGCACCAGTGTCCCGGTGACGCCGAGCGCCGCCGGCAGCCACTCGGCCATGCCGATGAGGCGGGTCGCCCCGATGCTCACCGTCGTCGCCACGAAGAGACCGAGCGCGACGTAGAAGCTGGTCAACGAGCCCTGGACGAGACGCGTCCGCTCGGCCGAGGTGGCGAGCTGGCGCTCGATCTCGACCATCTGCTCGCGCACCGGATCCTCCTCCGGCCGCGCACAGAGCTCCTCGACCTGCCGCGCCAGCATCCGCACCCGGTCGACGATCCGCGCCAGGCGCGACGACGTCGAGAAGATCAGCGTCCCACAAGCCGAGATGAGCAAAGCCGGCGTGATCATCGCCGACAACAGAGAAAGAGCGATCGTCGCGTTCGAGTCGGGCATGGGGGGATGGTATCCCCAGTCTCGTCACCGCCCGTGACCAAGCAGGGAAAGGCGGGAAGCGCTGTGGCAACCTACCTCACTCCCCGTACGCCACCTCGAGCCGTGCCAGCTTCTTCGCTGCGAGGGCCAGGAAGCAGGCGGCGAGGGCGAGGAGGGCGAGGACGGAGAGCCAGGCGGGGGTGGGCTCGGCCGGGATGGAGAAGGGGCCGGCCGAGACGGGGACCGGACAGAGCGACTGCAGGTAGTGAAGGAAGGAGATCCGCTTGAGCGTCGCCGGCAGGAGGAAGTTGATCCCCTCCCAACCGAGCACCACGACGGCGGGGAGGACCGGGTTCTTGAAGGCGAGGCTCAGGTAGACGAAGAGGGCGCCGTAGCCGACGCAGGCCATGACGACGACGAGCAGGTAGGAGGCACCGAGCCCGAGTGTGCTCGCCGAAAGGAGCAACGCCATGCCGTCGAAGCTCCGCGACGGCAGGTAGAGCAGCACGAGCTGAGCCACCAGGCTTCCGCCGTAGAGCAACGAGGCCGCCCCCACGCCGGCGAGGTACTTGCCGAGCAGCAGCACGCGGCGGTCGAGCGGGGCGAGCAGGTAGTAGTGCAGCGTCCGCTCGAGGATCTCGCCGCGGAAGAGCCCGGTGAACATCACCACGCAGCCGAAGAAGATCGTCGTGCGCAGACCGAGCGTCTGGAAGACCATGGCGAAGCGGTTGGCGATCTCGCCGGCGCTCTCCTCGCCGCCCCCGAGGAGGTGGATCTTGACGAAGCGTGCGGCCAGCATCGCCGCAGGCGCGAAGGCCAGCAGCAGGACCGGCATGACGCGCCAACGCAGCAGCAGCCGCTTGAGCTCCGACGGCAACAGGGCGGCGAGCTGGGCCCGACTCGCCGCGACCGGAACCGGGGCCGCAGGCGCGGATCGAGCGACGAGCGGGTCAGACATTGGCGCCCCCCTGGGATCCGATCAGATAGCGATAGACCGACTCGACGTCGTCGTCGAGCGGCGCGACCCCTTCGACCTCGATCCCCTCCTCGACCACCAGCCGCGCCACGGCGAGCGCCAGGGCATCGGCGTCGCGCGTCCGCACGACCACCCCGTCGTCCTCGAGCCGCGCTTCGACGACCACGCCGCGAGAGAAGAGGCGGGCGGCGAGCTCGGCCCCGCGGCCGCTGCGCAGACGCACCTGGGCCGGGTGCTCCGGCGCCATCTCGCCGCGCATTCCGGAAACCTCGCCCGACGCGACGAGGTACCCCCCGTGGATGAGCACGACGCGGTCGGCGATCAGGTCGACCTCGTGAAGCACGTGGCTCGACACGACGACGTGCCGGCCGGCCGCCGCGAGCTCGCGCAGCAGCGCCAGCAGCTCCGAGCGCGCCAACGGGTCGAGACCGTTGAGCGGCTCGTCGAGCACCAGCACCCGCGGATCGTGGGCGATCGCCTGGGCGAGCTTGATGCGCTGCCGCATCCCCTTGCTGTAGCCGGCGACGCGCCGCTCGGCGGCCTCGGTCAGGCCGACCTTCTCGATCGCCTGCCAGGCCAACCGCTCGGCCTCGGCGGCGACGAACCCGTGCAGCCGGAGAAAGAAGCGGACGAACTCGAGCCCGGTTGCCCCGCGCGGAAAGGCGTCGACCTGGGTGCAATAGCCCACCGCCCGGAAGAGCCGTTCCGGCTCGTCGGTCGTCAGTCCGAGCACCCGGACCAAGCCGCGGGTCGGGCGCAGCAGGCCGGTGGCGAGGTTCATCAACGTCGTCTTGCCCGAACCGTTGGGACCGACGAGCGCGGTGATCCCGGACTGGATCTCGAGATCGACCTTGTTGACCCCCAGCACCTCGCCGTAGAACTTCGAGACACCGGCAAAGGCGATCGCGTCGTGGCCTCCTGGAATCGCCGCGCTCATCGCGACACCTCCCGGGCGCGCAGCCGGCGCGCGAGCAGGCGCAGCGCCGCGAGCCAGAAGGCGGCGATGCCGAGCACCGTGGCGATCATCGGCAACGCCCCCTCCGGCTGCTCGCGGCCGAAGAGCGCCGCCCACACCGAGACGATCAGGTCGTCGACGACCAGGAGCCGGCCCCAGGTCGTGTCGAGCACCTGGTTGAACGCCTCGCCCAGCCCTTTGCCGACCAGGAAGACGCCCAGCACCGCGGCGGTCGCCACCGGCCGCCAGCGCACCCAGGCCGAGACGGCGAGCGCGACCACGCCGACTGTGAGGATCCAGAGCCAGGAGCCGACGAAGAGCGCGGCGGCGATGCGCAGGTGCCCGGTGAACCAATCCCCTCCGGCGAGACTCGCCTGGATGCCGAACAGCAGCAGACCCGGCACCCAGGTCACCGCCGAGAGGAGCACCGCGAGCGCCACGAGCTTGCCGAGGACATAGTCGCGGCGGTCGATCGGCCGCGCCAGCACCAGCACCAGGGCGTCGTGCGCGAGATCGGGCGCCACCAGCGCCGGCGCGACGAGTGCGGTGAAGACCGAGCCGAAGGCGACTTGCGCAACCAGAAAGCGATAGAAGAAGCCGGTGTCGATGGCGAAGGCGTCCTGCGCCCGCACGCCGATCAGGGTGAGCGCCTCGAGGTTGTTCGCGCCGTAGATGATGGCGGTGAAGACCAGGGGCGGCAGACAGGCGGCGAAGAAGGCGAGAGCGTGCAGGCGCACCGCCAGGATGCCCGACAGCGCCTGTCGCGAGATCACCAGGAAGCGACGCCCGAGCGGCGTCAGCGTCCCGTCGTAGGGGCGCCAGCTGCGGTCATAGACGGGCATCCGAGCCCCCCGCGACGGATCCGTTGCCGTTGCCACCATGGCCGTTGCCGTCGCTCTCCATCGCCGAGAGGAAGAGCTCCTCGAGCGAGTCGCGCTGGAAGCCCATTCGCCGCAGCGGCACGCCACGCTCGTGGGCCAGTCGGAAGAGCTCGGCCAGCGGCAGGCTCTCGGGCAGCACCAGCTTGAGCCGGCGAGGCTTCGGCCGGGCGACCTCACAACCCGCCTCCGCGGCCGCGGCCGCGAGCCTCGGCGGCGCGATCTTCGGGCACTTCGAGCTCGAGGAGCCGCCGCCCCGAGCTGCGCTCCGCGGCGAGGTCGGCGAGCGCGGCGATCCGCCCCTGCTTGAGCACCAGGACCTGGTCGCAGCACTCCTCGACGTCCCGCAGGAGATGCGACGAGATCACGACGGCGACGCCGCTCGCCACGATCTCGCGCACCAGCTCGAGCATCCGGCGCCGCGCCGGCGGATCGAGCCCGTTGGTCGGCTCGTCGAGCAGCAGGAGACGCGGCCCGTGGACGATCGCCTGCGCCAGCTTGGCGAGCTGCTTCATGCCGAGCGAGTAGCTGCCGAGCGGCCGGTAGCGCGCCTCACCGAGGCCGACGTAGAAGAGCGCCTCGTGAGCCCGCTCGAGGGCCGCGTCGGGTGGCAGACCCGAAAGCTCGCCCATCGCCCGCACGAAGCGCACCGCGGTCGCGTCGGCAAGGTAGGCGTCGTTCTCCGGCATGTAGCCGAGAAGCGAGCGCACCGCCCGGCTCTCGCGGCGCACGTCGTGGCCGAAGACCCGGGCGGTGCCGGCGCTCGGCCTGACGAAGCCGAGCACCGCATTGAGCAAGGTCGTCTTGCCGGCGCCGTTCGGACCGAGGAGCCCCACGGCGCGCCCGGAGAGAGCGCCCGTGAGGCTCGTCAGAACTTGCCGGCCACCCAGGTCGACGGAGAGGCCGTCGAGCTCGAGAACCGCGGTCATCGCCCCTCGGCCGGCTGACCGGTCGCGGCTCCGGAGGCGGCGTCGGATCCGCCGCCGCTCGCGTGTCCGCGCATGGCGCTGCCGTAGAGCCAGCCCTCGAGCGCCAGGGCGAGCGGCCCGGGGGCTCCGCTGGTGCCCACCGTGATCGACGTCGGCTCGGCGACCGCCCAACCGAGGCTCGGTCCGCGCTCGGCGGCAACCGAGGCGAGAGCCGAGAGCTCGGCCAACTGCCCCGAGAGCACCTCGCCGGCTCCGGAAAGCGAGCCGAGCACCGCGCCGAAGTTCTGGTAGGCCACCGCCGACAGGTCGCCCGGCGCGCTCGCCGCGAGCAGGCCGCGGAAGGCCTGCGAGCTCGGCAGCGTGAGGCCGGTCTCGTGCTGCGCGAGCGTCCGGCGGAGCGCCGCGCGATCGGGGCCGGCGAGCAGGTAGCCGTTCACGAAGGTGAACTCTACCGCCGGACCCGAGGTCGCCCCGGCGCGGGCGAGTCGATGGAAGACGCGCCCGTCGACCGCCTCCTGCGAGAGGCGCAACTCCGGCTGTCCGTTCGCCACCGCCTCCCGGTTGAACGCCGAGACCAGGTCGCCGATGCCGGCGAGCAGACGGCTCTCGTCGAGCACTTCGACCACCAGCTTCCAGGTCGGCACCGGCAGCACCGGACCATCGATCGCGAAGGCGATCTCGCCGCCGAGCGAGCCCGCGAGGTCGCTCGAGAGCGCCACCCCATGCTCGCGTTCGAAGGCCGCGAGCTTGCTGCGCACGTCGCCCTCGCCGCTCCCCTCGGCGATCGCCAAGAGGTCCTCGAGCATCGCCCCGGGCTCCTCGAGCAAGGCACCGGCGGCGAAGGTCGCTTCCGGCGAGACGAAATCGAGCGCGCCCATCGGCGAGGCCGCCTCGAGCCACGCGGCCATCCCGCGACGCGGGCGGACGAAGTCGACGTGCGCGCCGTTCTCCGTGCCCGAGACGAGGTCGCGGCTTTCCACGACGACCGTGCCGAGATCGGCGAACCCGGTGCGTTCAAAGGCTGCCAGGTGCTGTGCCGCCTCCGGCGACGGCGCGCTCGTCGCAGACGAGGCCCGGGTGACGAGGGCTGCCCCGTCGAAGGCGAGCAGCCAACCGGCACCGCGCGCATAGCTGGCGGCGAGCGTGGCGCGGAACGGCGAAGCGACGAACGGGTTGGCCGCGCCAGCCGCCGTCGCCGCCGCCTCGCGCAGCATCGCCGGGCTCGGGCTGGCGACGAAGAGGCCGTCGCCGATCCAGAGCAACAGCTCCTCGCCGGTCGCTCCGGAGAGCGACTGCGGGTCGGCCACCAGGCGCACGTGCGGCGTCGCACCGTTGGCACTCGCCGCGGCGATCTCGGCAGCGACCAGCGTGGCGAGCGCGGCCGGACGCGGCACCTCGGCGAAGGCGACGAAGTCGGGATGCTGCGTCGCGCTGCCGTTCGGCACACGCACGGCCAGGGCGATCTCCGGTCCAAGCTCGGTGCCGAAGCGCTCGAAGCGCTCGACGAGACGGCTCATCTCGGCCTCGCGCGATCCCGCCACCTCTTCCTGCCACCAGGCGGCAAGCGCCGGGCTCTGGGTGACCCGCTCGCGCACCAGCCGCCAGGCGCGTCCCACCGCCTCGCCCGTGTTGGGCGCCGCGGCGAAGACGACCGTGCCGGCCGGCGCGAGGTCGAGCAGGCGCGTCGAAGTGCGGAGGGCCGGGTTGGCGACCGCCCCTTCGAGCTCCTGACCCAGCGCCGCGAGCGCGGCGAGGCGCGTGTTGTAGTCTGCGGCGTTCCGGCTCCAGAGGAACTCCTCGCGCAGCGAGATCCGGCCGGCCGACGAGCCGGCGACGCCCGTCGCCACCCGGTCACCCGGGTGCAGAACGTCGAGATCCCCTCCGTGCTTGACGCGAACCTCGCCCTCGAGCAC
This genomic window from Holophagales bacterium contains:
- a CDS encoding arginine--tRNA ligase; protein product: MLRLWKRSLASSLADRIRERTDADHLPVVEVPPRRALGDLALPAALHLAKALKRPPRQLAGELAEGWQLPDGVRELRVEGAGYLNVFLQRSRFAASLLDAPVVGEVAPPEAGKVVVEHTNINPNKAAHIGHLRNAVLGDLLARSLRALGHDVEVQNYIDDTGVQLADVVVGFMDVQPTSLADVKAIDEPFDYVCWDLYARVGKWYAEDPTRDRLRRETLHALELGEGERAQMGRLIARRIVRRHLTTMARLGIGYDLLTHESDILSLHFFDTAFELLKASGAVRLEADGKNAGCWVMPLADSEEFAGLEDPDKVIVRSDGTVTYVGKDIAYQLWKFGLLGRDFAYRYWMDEGVWETATEGAENHPRFGGAARVINVIDARQSYLQKIVRAGLESLGHREAAASSVHFAYEMVSLSAATARALGYVADGEEGKSLEMSGRKGIGVKADDLLDRLEEKAREQIAQRHHDLPKGELHQLAREIATAALRFFMAKATTTRVIAFDLDEALAFEGETGPYLQYSLVRARNIQRKLATAGLPATLTSAQVAALPEELWSDDLWELVHLAASGTEMVEKAAASLELSGIARHALDLAQRFHALYHHHPVLHEENVELRQVRQAAFQICYRSLKGLCELLGIAEPARM
- a CDS encoding DUF2721 domain-containing protein — protein: MPDSNATIALSLLSAMITPALLISACGTLIFSTSSRLARIVDRVRMLARQVEELCARPEEDPVREQMVEIERQLATSAERTRLVQGSLTSFYVALGLFVATTVSIGATRLIGMAEWLPAALGVTGTLVLFWGSVLLIRETRLALGSVRREMEVVLERSRRGC
- a CDS encoding ABC transporter ATP-binding protein translates to MSAAIPGGHDAIAFAGVSKFYGEVLGVNKVDLEIQSGITALVGPNGSGKTTLMNLATGLLRPTRGLVRVLGLTTDEPERLFRAVGYCTQVDAFPRGATGLEFVRFFLRLHGFVAAEAERLAWQAIEKVGLTEAAERRVAGYSKGMRQRIKLAQAIAHDPRVLVLDEPLNGLDPLARSELLALLRELAAAGRHVVVSSHVLHEVDLIADRVVLIHGGYLVASGEVSGMRGEMAPEHPAQVRLRSGRGAELAARLFSRGVVVEARLEDDGVVVRTRDADALALAVARLVVEEGIEVEGVAPLDDDVESVYRYLIGSQGGANV
- a CDS encoding FecR domain-containing protein, whose amino-acid sequence is MKSPDLLDRAASQLREEPLDVAAAQSAARRVWSRLEEATGAAPAGAAAAESHVLDGCADFRSLLPSLAAGTLAAERRLLVEDHLRECANCRRAYLALRDPGAVRPFVPRASRTGRSAFAPPRWALAAGLALAVLGAAFWLGPLLPLFGGSRTLATVESIDGQLLRLEGDRAAVVAAGATLPAGVAVRASGASTAVLRLADGSRLEIAPRSEVAVSRSRDGLRVDLARGNVILEAAKQHDGHLYVRTADCQVSVVGTIFAVHSGPVGSRVAVLEGEVRVKHGGDLDVLHPGDRVATGVAGSSAGRISLREEFLWSRNAADYNTRLAALAALGQELEGAVANPALRTSTRLLDLAPAGTVVFAAAPNTGEAVGRAWRLVRERVTQSPALAAWWQEEVAGSREAEMSRLVERFERFGTELGPEIALAVRVPNGSATQHPDFVAFAEVPRPAALATLVAAEIAAASANGATPHVRLVADPQSLSGATGEELLLWIGDGLFVASPSPAMLREAAATAAGAANPFVASPFRATLAASYARGAGWLLAFDGAALVTRASSATSAPSPEAAQHLAAFERTGFADLGTVVVESRDLVSGTENGAHVDFVRPRRGMAAWLEAASPMGALDFVSPEATFAAGALLEEPGAMLEDLLAIAEGSGEGDVRSKLAAFEREHGVALSSDLAGSLGGEIAFAIDGPVLPVPTWKLVVEVLDESRLLAGIGDLVSAFNREAVANGQPELRLSQEAVDGRVFHRLARAGATSGPAVEFTFVNGYLLAGPDRAALRRTLAQHETGLTLPSSQAFRGLLAASAPGDLSAVAYQNFGAVLGSLSGAGEVLSGQLAELSALASVAAERGPSLGWAVAEPTSITVGTSGAPGPLALALEGWLYGSAMRGHASGGGSDAASGAATGQPAEGR